A single Brassica rapa cultivar Chiifu-401-42 chromosome A04, CAAS_Brap_v3.01, whole genome shotgun sequence DNA region contains:
- the LOC103863173 gene encoding psbP-like protein 1, chloroplastic isoform X2, translated as MASLKLSPSSPISVPKSSGIVGRRGVSFLVRAEQSPSSNSDLQDKCQRRRVVVTLGVVAPWISLLSKAPSSFAAESKKGFMTVSDNKDAYAFVYPFGWQEVVIEGQDKVYKDVIEPLESVSVNLIPTSKQNIKDFGPPKEIAETLVKKVLAPPNQKTTLIDASEQEVDGKTYYQFEFTAQARNYTRHALGVITVFNGKFYTLTTGANERRWEKMKDRLHTVVDSFKITV; from the exons ATGGCTTCTCTGAAGCTTTCACCTTCTTCACCAATCTCTGTCCCTAAG AGCAGCGGAATTGTCGGTAGGAGAGGAGTTTCATTTCTTGTTCGGGCCGAGCAATCTCCGTCGTCCAATTCTGATCTTCAGG ATAAATGTCAGAGGAGACGTGTGGTGGTAACGTTAGGTGTTGTTGCTCCTTGGATCTCATTGCTTAGTAAAGCTCCATCATCAT TTGCTGCAGAAAGCAAGAAAGGATTCATGACTGTCTCTGACAATAAGGATGCATATGCGTTTGTATATCCCTTTGGGTGGCAG GAAGTTGTGATCGAAGGTCAAGATAAGGTATACAAAGATGTGATTGAGCCGTTAGAAAGCGTCAGTGTCAATTTGATCCCGACTAGCAAACAGAATATCAAAGATTTTGGCCCACCGAAGGAG ATTGCTGAGACACTGGTAAAGAAAGTTTTGGCACCTCCAAATCAGAAGACTACTCTTATTGATGCATCTGAG CAAGAAGTGGATGGGAAGACTTATTATCAGTTTGAGTTTACTGCTCAGGCTAGAAACTACACTCGCCATGCGTTGGGTGTAATCACAGTTTTCAATG GAAAATTCTACACATTGACGACTGGGGCTAATGAGAGGAGGTGGGAGAAGATGAAAGATAGGCTTCACACTGTGGTAGATTCCTTCAAGATCACTGTTTGA
- the LOC103863173 gene encoding psbP-like protein 1, chloroplastic isoform X1, which yields MASLKLSPSSPISVPKCLLLQSSGIVGRRGVSFLVRAEQSPSSNSDLQDKCQRRRVVVTLGVVAPWISLLSKAPSSFAAESKKGFMTVSDNKDAYAFVYPFGWQEVVIEGQDKVYKDVIEPLESVSVNLIPTSKQNIKDFGPPKEIAETLVKKVLAPPNQKTTLIDASEQEVDGKTYYQFEFTAQARNYTRHALGVITVFNGKFYTLTTGANERRWEKMKDRLHTVVDSFKITV from the exons ATGGCTTCTCTGAAGCTTTCACCTTCTTCACCAATCTCTGTCCCTAAG TGTCTGTTATTACAGAGCAGCGGAATTGTCGGTAGGAGAGGAGTTTCATTTCTTGTTCGGGCCGAGCAATCTCCGTCGTCCAATTCTGATCTTCAGG ATAAATGTCAGAGGAGACGTGTGGTGGTAACGTTAGGTGTTGTTGCTCCTTGGATCTCATTGCTTAGTAAAGCTCCATCATCAT TTGCTGCAGAAAGCAAGAAAGGATTCATGACTGTCTCTGACAATAAGGATGCATATGCGTTTGTATATCCCTTTGGGTGGCAG GAAGTTGTGATCGAAGGTCAAGATAAGGTATACAAAGATGTGATTGAGCCGTTAGAAAGCGTCAGTGTCAATTTGATCCCGACTAGCAAACAGAATATCAAAGATTTTGGCCCACCGAAGGAG ATTGCTGAGACACTGGTAAAGAAAGTTTTGGCACCTCCAAATCAGAAGACTACTCTTATTGATGCATCTGAG CAAGAAGTGGATGGGAAGACTTATTATCAGTTTGAGTTTACTGCTCAGGCTAGAAACTACACTCGCCATGCGTTGGGTGTAATCACAGTTTTCAATG GAAAATTCTACACATTGACGACTGGGGCTAATGAGAGGAGGTGGGAGAAGATGAAAGATAGGCTTCACACTGTGGTAGATTCCTTCAAGATCACTGTTTGA
- the LOC103863175 gene encoding ABC transporter B family member 20, whose amino-acid sequence MMISRGLFGWSPPHMQPLTPVSEVSEPPESPSPYPDPSETGGTATAAQAEDDDEMEEEPDEAEPPPAAVPFSQLFACADCFDWVLMILGSVAAAAHGSALIVYLHYFAKIVEVLAFSGARSEDQYDRLVELSLTIVYIAGGVFVSGWIEVSCWILTGERQTAVIRSKYVQVLLNQDMSFFDTYGNNGDIVSQVLSDVLLIQSALSEKVGNYIHNMATFISGLVIGFVNCWEIALITLATGPFIVAAGGISNIFLHRLAENIQDAYAEAAGIAEQAISYIRTLYAFTNETLAKHAYATSLQATLRYGILISLVQGLGLGFTYGLAICSCALQLWIGRFFVTSGRANGGEILAALFAVILSGLGLNQAATNFYSFDQGRIAAYRLFEMISPSSSVANQEGAVLASVQGNIEFRNVYFSYLSRPEIPILSGFYLTVPAKKAVALVGRNGSGKSSIIPLMERFYDPTLGEVLLDGENIKNLKLEWLRSQIGLVTQEPALLSLSIRENIAYGRDATLDQIEEAAKIAHAHTFISSLEKGYETQVGRAGLVMTEEQKIKLSIARAVLLNPTILLLDEVTGGLDFEAERIVQEALDLLMLGRSTIIIARQLSLIKNADYIAVMEEGQLVEMGTHDELINLGGLYAELLKCEEATKLPRRMPVRNYKESAVFQIERDSSAGCGVQEPSSPKMIKSPSLQRGNGVFRPQDLCFNTEESPNDHNPAAPEKLGENGLPLDDADKEPTMKRQDSFEMRLPELPKIDVHGPQHKSNDSDPESPVSPLLTSDPKNERSHSQTFSRPLSSSDDTKANGKDAQHKESPSFWRLAQLSFPEWLYALLGSVGAAVFGSFNPLLAYVMALVVTEYYKSKGGHLREQVDKWCLILAAMGIVTVFANFLQHFYFGIMGEKTTERVRRMMFSAMLRNEVGWFDHEENSPDTLSMRLANDATFVRAAFSNRLSIFIQDSFAVIVALLIGLLLGWRLALVALATLPILSLSAIAQKLWLSGFSKGIQEMHRKASLVLEDAVRNIYTVVAFCAGNKVMELYRMQLQRILRQSFLHGMAIGFAFGFSQFLLFACNALLLWCTALSVKRGYMKLPTAITEYMVFSFATFALVEPFGLAPYILKRRKSLISVFEIIDRVPTIEPDDNSALKPPNVYGSIELKNIDFCYPSRPEVLVLSNFSLKVNGGQTLAVVGVSGSGKSTIISLVERYYDPVAGQVLLDGRDLKLYNLRWLRSHMGLVQQEPIIFSTTIRDNIIYARHKASEAEMKEAARIANAHHFISSLPHGYDTHVGMRGVELTPGQKQRIAIARVVLKNAPIILIDEGSSSIESESSRVVQEALDTLIMGNKTTILIAHRAAMMRHVDNIVVLNGGRIVEEGTHDALAAKNGLYVRLMLPHFGKGLRQHRLI is encoded by the exons ATGATGATCTCTCGAGGCTTATTCGGATGGTCTCCGCCTCATATGCAACCACTAACCCCAGTCTCCGAGGTCTCCGAGCCTCCCGAGTCTCCCTCTCCCTATCCCGACCCAAGCGAGACCGGCGGTACAGCCACCGCGGCGCAGGCGGAGGACGACGACGAGATGGAGGAGGAGCCCGACGAGGCCGAGCCACCTCCCGCTGCTGTTCCTTTCTCTCAGCTCTTCGCTTGCGCCGATTGTTTCGATTGGGTGCTTATGATCCTCGGCTCGGTGGCTGCCGCCGCCCACGGCTCCGCGCTTATCGTCTACTTGCACTACTTCGCGAAGATCGTTGAGGTCCTTGCTTTCTCCGGTGCGAGATCCGAGGATCAGTATGACCGACTCGTTGAG CTTTCTTTGACTATTGTGTACATCGCGGGGGGTGTTTTCGTTTCTGGTTGGATTG AGGTCTCGTGCTGGATACTGACTGGAGAGAGGCAGACCGCTGTGATCAGGTCAAAGTATGTCCAAGTACTGTTGAATCAGGATATGAGTTTCTTTGATACGTATGGTAACAATGGGGATATTGTGAGCCAAGTGCTGAGCGATGTTTTGCTCATTCAGTCAGCTTTGAGCGAGAAA GTAGGGAATTATATTCATAACATGGCTACGTTTATCAGTGGACTTGTTATTGGATTTGTCAACTGCTGGGAGATTGCGCTCATTACACTAGCCACTGGTCCTTTCATCGTTGCTGCAGGAGGTATATCGAATATATTTCTCCACAGGCTTGCTGAGAACATACAAGATGCGTATGCTGAAGCAGCCGGCATTGCTGAACAG GCGATCTCGTACATTAGGACTTTATATGCCTTTACAAATGAAACTCTTGCCAAACATGCATATGCAACCTCCCTTCAAGCAACACTTAGATACGGTATATTGATTAGTCTTGTGCAAGGCCTTGGTCTTGGATTCACTTATGGGCTTGCTATATGCTCGTGTGCGCTGCAACTTTGGATTGGACGATTCTTTGTTACCAGTGGAAGAGCAAATGGTGGAGAAATTTTAGCAGCTCTTTTTGCTGTTATTCTAAGTGGCCT GGGTTTGAATCAAGCTGCTACAAACTTCTATTCGTTTGATCAAGGAAGGATTGCTGCGTATAGACTGTTTGAGATGATAAGTCCTTCATCCTCTGTGGCTAACCAAGAGGGAGCTGTGCTGGCTTCTGTTCAAGGAAATATCGAGTTCCGGAATGTGTATTTCAGCTATTTGTCACGACCTGAGATTCCAATCTTGAGTGGATTTTACCTAACTGTTCCTGCTAAAAAAGCAGTTGCACTTGTTGGTAGAAATGGTTCTGGAAAAAGCAGCATTATTCCTTTAATGGAACGGTTTTATGATCCGACATTAG GAGAAGTACTTCTTGATggggaaaatattaaaaatctaaaactgGAGTGGCTGAGAAGCCAGATAGGCCTGGTTACACAGGAGCCTGCTCTGCTAAGCTTGAGCATAAGAGAGAATATTGCATATGGTCGTGATGCTACTCTTGATCAGATAGAGGAGGCAGCTAAAATTGCGCATGCACACACGTTTATCAGCTCGCTTGAAAAAGGATATGAAACTCAg GTAGGGAGAGCCGGTTTAGTAATGACAGAGGAgcagaaaataaaactttcaaTCGCTAGAGCTGTGCTTTTAAATCCTACAATTCTTCTGCTTGATGAAGTAACTGGGGGACTAGATTTCGAAGCTGAAAGAATTGTTCAGGAAGCTCTTGATCTTCTGATGTTGGGGCGCTCAACCATAATAATTGCCCGACAGCTAAGCTTGATTAAAAATGCTGACTATATTGCCGTGATGGAGGAGGGCCAGCTAGTTGAAATGGGTACACACGATGAATTGATAAATCTTGGTGGGCTGTATGCTGAGCTTCTGAAGTGTGAAGAAGCAACAAAGCTTCCGCGAAG GATGCCAGTTCGGAACTACAAGGAGTCTGCAGTATTTCAGATTGAGAGGGACTCTTCAGCTGGCTGTGGCGTCCAAGAGCCATCATCACCCAAAATGATCAAGTCTCCATCTCTTCAAAGAGGTAATGGCGTGTTCCGTCCCCAGGATCTGTGTTTTAATACTGAAGAATCACCTAATGATCATAACCCTGCTGCACCTGAGAAATTGGGGGAAAATGGCTTGCCTCTGGACGATGCTGACAAAGAGCCAACTATGAAAAGGCAAGATAGTTTCGAGATGAGGTTACCAGAGCTTCCTAAAATCGACGTCCACGGTCCACAGCATAAATCAAACGACTCAGATCCAGAGTCCCCTGTTTCACCCCTTTTGACTTCAGATCCCAAAAACGAGCGTTCCCATTCTCAGACGTTTAGCCGTCCTCTTAGTTCGTCTGATGACACTAAAGCAAATGGTAAGGATGCTCAACACAAGGAGTCACCTTCGTTTTGGAGGTTGGCACAGCTTAGTTTCCCAGAGTGGCTTTATGCTCTATTAGGGAGTGTGGGTGCTGCCGTATTTGGTTCCTTCAATCCTCTTCTGGCTTATGTCATGGCGTTGGTAGTCACGGAATATTATAAGAGCAAAGGAGGCCACCTGCGCGAGCAGGTTGACAAATGGTGTTTGATCCTTGCCGCCATGGGGATAGTGACAGTTTTTGCCAATTTCTTGCAGCATTTCTACTTTGGTATAATGGGGGAGAAAACGACTGAGAGAGTTCGGAGGATGATGTTCTCAG CAATGCTGCGTAACGAAGTTGGATGGTTCGATCATGAAGAGAACAGTCCAGATACGTTATCCATGCGTTTAGCAAATGATGCTACTTTTGTCCGAGCTGCCTTCAGCAACAGGCTTTCGATATTTATTCAAGATAGTTTTGCTGTTATTGTTGCTCTTCTTATTGGGTTGCTGCTTGGTTGGCGTTTGGCCCTTGTTGCATTAGCAACTCTGCCAATACTCTCTCTTTCTGCCATTGCTCAG AAACTGTGGCTTTCTGGATTCTCGAAAGGCATCCAGGAGATGCATAGAAAGGCATCCTTAGTCCTCGAGGACGCTGTTAGAAACATCTACACTGTTGTTGCCTTCTGTGCTGGTAACAAGGTGATGGAACTCTACAGGATGCAACTCCAGAGGATACTCAGACAAAGCTTTTTACACGGGATGGCTATCGGTTTTGCGTTTGGTTTCTCACAGTTCCTTCTCTTCGCCTGCAACGCCCTCCTCCTATGGTGCACTGCGCTATCTGTTAAACGCGGGTACATGAAATTACCCACAGCTATAACGGAATACATGGTCTTCTCTTTCGCTACGTTTGCCCTTGTGGAGCCATTTGGATTAGCACCTTACATCCTCAAGCGACGCAAGTCTCTCATATCAGTATTTGAAATCATAGATCGAGTCCCAACGATTGAACCAGATGACAACTCTGCTCTCAAGCCGCCTAATGTCTACGGAAGCATTGAACTGAAAAACATCGACTTCTGCTACCCATCTCGACCCGAAGTGTTGGTGTTGAGCAACTTCAGTCTCAAAGTCAATGGGGGGCAAACTTTAGCTGTGGTTGGCGTCTCAGGTTCTGGTAAAAGCACAATAATCTCACTCGTGGAGAGATACTACGACCCAGTTGCTGGTCAAGTCCTACTAGACGGGCGTGACTTAAAGCTATATAACTTGAGATGGTTGAGAAGTCACATGGGTCTGGTCCAGCAAGAGCCCATAATCTTTTCCACAACCATCAGAGACAATATCATATACGCAAGGCATAAAGCGAGCGAAGCTGAGATGAAGGAAGCAGCGAGAATAGCAAACGCTCATCATTTCATCAGTAGCTTACCTCACGGCTACGACACACATGTGGGGATGAGAGGTGTGGAACTTACCCCAGGACAGAAACAGAGAATAGCGATAGCACGTGTAGTGCTGAAGAACGCTCCCATCATCTTGATAGATGAAGGAAGCTCGTCTATCGAATCTGAATCAAGCCGGGTCGTGCAGGAAGCTCTTGACACGTTGATAATGGGGAATAAAACGACAATTCTTATAGCGCATAGAGCTGCTATGATGAGGCATGTTGATAACATTGTGGTTCTCAATGGAGGGAGAATAGTGGAGGAAGGTACGCATGATGCGCTAGCAGCTAAGAATGGATTGTACGTCCGTCTAATGCTACCACACTTCGGTAAAGGTCTACGCCAACATCGACTTATATAG
- the LOC103863174 gene encoding 3-oxoacyl-[acyl-carrier-protein] reductase FabG isoform X1, with protein MSNHQTRERSIIAPSLFPILCKNISEKQMLKQLEPWCELKDKVVLLTGASSGIGREVCLDLGKAGCKIIAAARRVDRLESLCSEINSLSSTGIQLAAPLELDVSSDAATIQKAVKQAWDIFGKIDVLINNAGIRGNVKTSLDLTEDEWNTVFRTNLSGPWLVSKYVCSLMRDAKRGGSVINVSSIAGLHRGLLPGGVAYACSKGGVDTMTRMMAIELGVYNIRVNSIAPGLLKSEITQGLMQKEWLKNVTERSIPLKVQQTVDPGLTSLVRYLIHDSSRYVSGNTYILDSGATIPGLPIFSSL; from the exons ATGAGCAATCATCAAACAAGGGAGAGATCTATTATCGCTCCTTCACTCTTTCCAATTTTATGCAAAAACATATCAGAGAAG CAGATGTTGAAGCAACTAGAGCCATGGTGCGAGCTTAAAGACAAAGTGGTTCTTCTGACCGGAGCTTCTTCTGGTATAGGAAGAGAAGTCTGTCTTGATCTGGGCAAAGCTGGCTGTAAGATTATCGCAGCAGCTCGCCGTGTCGACCGTCTCGAATCTCTTTGCTCTGAAATCAACAGCTTAAGTTCAACCGGGATCCAATTAGCCGCACCGCTCGAGCTAGACGTTTCATCAGACGCAGCCACCATTCAAAAAGCGGTCAAACAAGCTTGGGACATCTTCGGAAAGATAGATGTGTTGATCAACAACGCTGGAATCAGAGGCAATGTCAAGACGAGTTTAGATCTGACTGAAGACGAGTGGAACACAGTCTTCAGAACCAACTTATCCGGACCTTGGTTAGTATCCAAATACGTCTGCAGTCTAATGCGTGACGCAAAACGCGGCGGCTCAGTAATAAACGTATCGTCCATCGCGGGTCTCCACCGAGGTTTGTTACCCGGTGGAGTCGCCTATGCTTGTTCCAAAGGTGGTGTTGACACCATGACGAGGATGATGGCTATAGAGTTAGGTGTGTACAACATTAGAGTGAACTCAATCGCACCGGGGCTTCTCAAGTCAGAGATCACGCAAGGTCTTATGCAAAAAGAATGGCTCAAGAACGTGACCGAGAGGAGCATCCCGTTGAAGGTGCAACAGACTGTGGACCCGGGGCTTACCTCGCTTGTTCGCTATCTCATTCATGACTCTTCTCGTTATGTCTCCGGGAACACATACATACTTGACTCTGGAGCTACAATACCTGGCTTGcctattttttcttctctttga
- the LOC103863174 gene encoding 3-oxoacyl-[acyl-carrier-protein] reductase FabG isoform X3 produces the protein MSNHQTTMLKQLEPWCELKDKVVLLTGASSGIGREVCLDLGKAGCKIIAAARRVDRLESLCSEINSLSSTGIQLAAPLELDVSSDAATIQKAVKQAWDIFGKIDVLINNAGIRGNVKTSLDLTEDEWNTVFRTNLSGPWLVSKYVCSLMRDAKRGGSVINVSSIAGLHRGLLPGGVAYACSKGGVDTMTRMMAIELGVYNIRVNSIAPGLLKSEITQGLMQKEWLKNVTERSIPLKVQQTVDPGLTSLVRYLIHDSSRYVSGNTYILDSGATIPGLPIFSSL, from the exons ATGAGCAATCATCAAACCACG ATGTTGAAGCAACTAGAGCCATGGTGCGAGCTTAAAGACAAAGTGGTTCTTCTGACCGGAGCTTCTTCTGGTATAGGAAGAGAAGTCTGTCTTGATCTGGGCAAAGCTGGCTGTAAGATTATCGCAGCAGCTCGCCGTGTCGACCGTCTCGAATCTCTTTGCTCTGAAATCAACAGCTTAAGTTCAACCGGGATCCAATTAGCCGCACCGCTCGAGCTAGACGTTTCATCAGACGCAGCCACCATTCAAAAAGCGGTCAAACAAGCTTGGGACATCTTCGGAAAGATAGATGTGTTGATCAACAACGCTGGAATCAGAGGCAATGTCAAGACGAGTTTAGATCTGACTGAAGACGAGTGGAACACAGTCTTCAGAACCAACTTATCCGGACCTTGGTTAGTATCCAAATACGTCTGCAGTCTAATGCGTGACGCAAAACGCGGCGGCTCAGTAATAAACGTATCGTCCATCGCGGGTCTCCACCGAGGTTTGTTACCCGGTGGAGTCGCCTATGCTTGTTCCAAAGGTGGTGTTGACACCATGACGAGGATGATGGCTATAGAGTTAGGTGTGTACAACATTAGAGTGAACTCAATCGCACCGGGGCTTCTCAAGTCAGAGATCACGCAAGGTCTTATGCAAAAAGAATGGCTCAAGAACGTGACCGAGAGGAGCATCCCGTTGAAGGTGCAACAGACTGTGGACCCGGGGCTTACCTCGCTTGTTCGCTATCTCATTCATGACTCTTCTCGTTATGTCTCCGGGAACACATACATACTTGACTCTGGAGCTACAATACCTGGCTTGcctattttttcttctctttga
- the LOC103863174 gene encoding 3-oxoacyl-[acyl-carrier-protein] reductase FabG isoform X5 encodes MLKQLEPWCELKDKVVLLTGASSGIGREVCLDLGKAGCKIIAAARRVDRLESLCSEINSLSSTGIQLAAPLELDVSSDAATIQKAVKQAWDIFGKIDVLINNAGIRGNVKTSLDLTEDEWNTVFRTNLSGPWLVSKYVCSLMRDAKRGGSVINVSSIAGLHRGLLPGGVAYACSKGGVDTMTRMMAIELGVYNIRVNSIAPGLLKSEITQGLMQKEWLKNVTERSIPLKVQQTVDPGLTSLVRYLIHDSSRYVSGNTYILDSGATIPGLPIFSSL; translated from the coding sequence ATGTTGAAGCAACTAGAGCCATGGTGCGAGCTTAAAGACAAAGTGGTTCTTCTGACCGGAGCTTCTTCTGGTATAGGAAGAGAAGTCTGTCTTGATCTGGGCAAAGCTGGCTGTAAGATTATCGCAGCAGCTCGCCGTGTCGACCGTCTCGAATCTCTTTGCTCTGAAATCAACAGCTTAAGTTCAACCGGGATCCAATTAGCCGCACCGCTCGAGCTAGACGTTTCATCAGACGCAGCCACCATTCAAAAAGCGGTCAAACAAGCTTGGGACATCTTCGGAAAGATAGATGTGTTGATCAACAACGCTGGAATCAGAGGCAATGTCAAGACGAGTTTAGATCTGACTGAAGACGAGTGGAACACAGTCTTCAGAACCAACTTATCCGGACCTTGGTTAGTATCCAAATACGTCTGCAGTCTAATGCGTGACGCAAAACGCGGCGGCTCAGTAATAAACGTATCGTCCATCGCGGGTCTCCACCGAGGTTTGTTACCCGGTGGAGTCGCCTATGCTTGTTCCAAAGGTGGTGTTGACACCATGACGAGGATGATGGCTATAGAGTTAGGTGTGTACAACATTAGAGTGAACTCAATCGCACCGGGGCTTCTCAAGTCAGAGATCACGCAAGGTCTTATGCAAAAAGAATGGCTCAAGAACGTGACCGAGAGGAGCATCCCGTTGAAGGTGCAACAGACTGTGGACCCGGGGCTTACCTCGCTTGTTCGCTATCTCATTCATGACTCTTCTCGTTATGTCTCCGGGAACACATACATACTTGACTCTGGAGCTACAATACCTGGCTTGcctattttttcttctctttga
- the LOC103863174 gene encoding 3-oxoacyl-[acyl-carrier-protein] reductase FabG isoform X4, with protein sequence MSNHQTTQLEPWCELKDKVVLLTGASSGIGREVCLDLGKAGCKIIAAARRVDRLESLCSEINSLSSTGIQLAAPLELDVSSDAATIQKAVKQAWDIFGKIDVLINNAGIRGNVKTSLDLTEDEWNTVFRTNLSGPWLVSKYVCSLMRDAKRGGSVINVSSIAGLHRGLLPGGVAYACSKGGVDTMTRMMAIELGVYNIRVNSIAPGLLKSEITQGLMQKEWLKNVTERSIPLKVQQTVDPGLTSLVRYLIHDSSRYVSGNTYILDSGATIPGLPIFSSL encoded by the exons ATGAGCAATCATCAAACCACG CAACTAGAGCCATGGTGCGAGCTTAAAGACAAAGTGGTTCTTCTGACCGGAGCTTCTTCTGGTATAGGAAGAGAAGTCTGTCTTGATCTGGGCAAAGCTGGCTGTAAGATTATCGCAGCAGCTCGCCGTGTCGACCGTCTCGAATCTCTTTGCTCTGAAATCAACAGCTTAAGTTCAACCGGGATCCAATTAGCCGCACCGCTCGAGCTAGACGTTTCATCAGACGCAGCCACCATTCAAAAAGCGGTCAAACAAGCTTGGGACATCTTCGGAAAGATAGATGTGTTGATCAACAACGCTGGAATCAGAGGCAATGTCAAGACGAGTTTAGATCTGACTGAAGACGAGTGGAACACAGTCTTCAGAACCAACTTATCCGGACCTTGGTTAGTATCCAAATACGTCTGCAGTCTAATGCGTGACGCAAAACGCGGCGGCTCAGTAATAAACGTATCGTCCATCGCGGGTCTCCACCGAGGTTTGTTACCCGGTGGAGTCGCCTATGCTTGTTCCAAAGGTGGTGTTGACACCATGACGAGGATGATGGCTATAGAGTTAGGTGTGTACAACATTAGAGTGAACTCAATCGCACCGGGGCTTCTCAAGTCAGAGATCACGCAAGGTCTTATGCAAAAAGAATGGCTCAAGAACGTGACCGAGAGGAGCATCCCGTTGAAGGTGCAACAGACTGTGGACCCGGGGCTTACCTCGCTTGTTCGCTATCTCATTCATGACTCTTCTCGTTATGTCTCCGGGAACACATACATACTTGACTCTGGAGCTACAATACCTGGCTTGcctattttttcttctctttga
- the LOC103863174 gene encoding 3-oxoacyl-[acyl-carrier-protein] reductase FabG isoform X2 produces MSNHQTTQMLKQLEPWCELKDKVVLLTGASSGIGREVCLDLGKAGCKIIAAARRVDRLESLCSEINSLSSTGIQLAAPLELDVSSDAATIQKAVKQAWDIFGKIDVLINNAGIRGNVKTSLDLTEDEWNTVFRTNLSGPWLVSKYVCSLMRDAKRGGSVINVSSIAGLHRGLLPGGVAYACSKGGVDTMTRMMAIELGVYNIRVNSIAPGLLKSEITQGLMQKEWLKNVTERSIPLKVQQTVDPGLTSLVRYLIHDSSRYVSGNTYILDSGATIPGLPIFSSL; encoded by the exons ATGAGCAATCATCAAACCACG CAGATGTTGAAGCAACTAGAGCCATGGTGCGAGCTTAAAGACAAAGTGGTTCTTCTGACCGGAGCTTCTTCTGGTATAGGAAGAGAAGTCTGTCTTGATCTGGGCAAAGCTGGCTGTAAGATTATCGCAGCAGCTCGCCGTGTCGACCGTCTCGAATCTCTTTGCTCTGAAATCAACAGCTTAAGTTCAACCGGGATCCAATTAGCCGCACCGCTCGAGCTAGACGTTTCATCAGACGCAGCCACCATTCAAAAAGCGGTCAAACAAGCTTGGGACATCTTCGGAAAGATAGATGTGTTGATCAACAACGCTGGAATCAGAGGCAATGTCAAGACGAGTTTAGATCTGACTGAAGACGAGTGGAACACAGTCTTCAGAACCAACTTATCCGGACCTTGGTTAGTATCCAAATACGTCTGCAGTCTAATGCGTGACGCAAAACGCGGCGGCTCAGTAATAAACGTATCGTCCATCGCGGGTCTCCACCGAGGTTTGTTACCCGGTGGAGTCGCCTATGCTTGTTCCAAAGGTGGTGTTGACACCATGACGAGGATGATGGCTATAGAGTTAGGTGTGTACAACATTAGAGTGAACTCAATCGCACCGGGGCTTCTCAAGTCAGAGATCACGCAAGGTCTTATGCAAAAAGAATGGCTCAAGAACGTGACCGAGAGGAGCATCCCGTTGAAGGTGCAACAGACTGTGGACCCGGGGCTTACCTCGCTTGTTCGCTATCTCATTCATGACTCTTCTCGTTATGTCTCCGGGAACACATACATACTTGACTCTGGAGCTACAATACCTGGCTTGcctattttttcttctctttga
- the LOC103863356 gene encoding 60S ribosomal protein L23a-2, whose product MSQVFVDVTKKADPKAKALNAVKAVKSGKIIKKKAKKIRTKVTFHRPKTLTKARDPKYPRISTTPRNKLDHSEILKYPLTTESAMKKIEGNKTLVFIVDIRADKKKIKDAVKKMYDIQTKKFNTLIRPDGTKKAYVRLTPDYDALEVANKIGII is encoded by the exons ATGTCCCAAGTTTTTG ttGATGTCACTAAGAAGGCTGACCCAAAGGCCAAGGCCTTGAACGCTGTGAAAGCTGTAAAATCAGGGAAAATCATTAAGAAGAAGGCGAAGAAGATCAGGACGAAGGTGACATTCCACAGGCCAAAGACATTGACAAAGGCTAGAGACCCCAAATACCCACGCATCAGTACCACTCCAAGGAACAAGTTGGACCACTCCGAAATCCTCAAGTACCCACTCACCACCGAGTCTGCAATGAAGAAGATCGAAGGCAACAAGACCTTGGTTTTCATTGTTGACATTCGTGCTgacaagaagaagatcaaagaTGCTGTCAAGAAGATGTATGACATTCAGACCAAGAAATTCAATACCCTCATTAG GCCTGATGGAACGAAGAAGGCTTATGTGAGATTGACTCCTGATTATGATGCTTTGGAGGTGGCTAACAAAATCGGAATTATCTAA